Proteins from a single region of Chiloscyllium plagiosum isolate BGI_BamShark_2017 unplaced genomic scaffold, ASM401019v2 scaf_34252, whole genome shotgun sequence:
- the LOC122544840 gene encoding nuclear factor 7, brain-like, translating into MEQQQKQKISQIQEESTNLQSHITSEFSQMHQMLTEKEQSLLRDLREQEENILKPMEQHLQEIQENLKSIQQKLSKLEKRLEHTDGVIFLKVSFFKKSRHE; encoded by the exons ATggagcagcagcagaaacagaagatTTCCCAAATTCAG GAGGAATCCACAAATCTTCAGAGCCACATCACATCCGAATTTTCCCAAATGCACCAGATGCTGACTGAGAAAGAGCAGAGTTTACTCCGAGATCTCAGGGAACAAGAGGAAAACATTCTCAAACCAATGGAGCAACATCTTCAAGAAATTCAAGAGAATTTAAAGTCTATTCAGCAGAAACTCTCAAAATTGGAGAAACGGCTGGAACACACAGACGGAGTGATATTTCTGAaggtgagtttttttaaaaaatcaaggcaTGAG